The Flavobacteriales bacterium genomic sequence TGGATAAAATTGCATGGAAATATAAGGTGTCAAGGGCTTTGAGTTATTCCCGGGGCACGCGAATCCCCGCCCCAGGATCAAGTTACAAAGAAAAGAAAAATGGAAGAGGATAAATGCCGGAGGATTGTTACGGAGGTGATTTTTGTGGGTTGTAAGTTAATGGATAGTAGATAGTAGATAGTAGGCAGTAGGCAGGTGACAATTGGAATCAGTCATTGGATGATTTGACTATAGATACTTTGATGCTTCCCGAACACTGAGGTTGGAAAGTTTGATTTGTGTAAGAAAGTCTTCAACCGCTGCGGCATCGGTTTTGGAATATTCACGCAACACCCAGCCGATCGCTTTGCGGATGAAAAAATCAGGGTGATCTTTCAATTGCCGGATGGCATCAAATAACAGCGCCGTATCGGTATCCCTTTTGTATTTCAATTGAAAGAGCAACACGCATCTTTGTAGCCACATGTTATCCGATGCCAGCCATTGCTCACAGGTCTTGTGTGTTAGGTGAGGGTGTTGTTTGAAGAATTTTCCCATCAGATGGGAGGCGATGAAGTCCACCGTATCCCACCAACTGTTGTGGGTGGCCAGATACTTCAGTAAGGCCAGATCTCCCGGCTCATATTTTTTATACACCTTCTCGGCTATTTCCTGAGCTACATAATGCAGTTCCCGTTCCGGCATAGACCATAGTTCTCTGATGATGGCATTTGCTTCTGTTCTTTCCGGCAGCCCATA encodes the following:
- a CDS encoding DNA alkylation repair protein → MHPYLTPLRQSFDAHRNSTNAVAMKAYMKGRYEYFGIKATDRRQLMRDFLSRYGLPERTEANAIIRELWSMPERELHYVAQEIAEKVYKKYEPGDLALLKYLATHNSWWDTVDFIASHLMGKFFKQHPHLTHKTCEQWLASDNMWLQRCVLLFQLKYKRDTDTALLFDAIRQLKDHPDFFIRKAIGWVLREYSKTDAAAVEDFLTQIKLSNLSVREASKYL